From one Thermus caldifontis genomic stretch:
- a CDS encoding AAA family ATPase, translated as MGGRQTFRILIIGKSGSGKSTLAREIIRAMAGRYRRLIIINRKTEFWEFAEGRYRVGEEGDPSPPLRCHRRVHFHVTGYDPRPFLDALGQEIMRLRDVLLVVDEAHQFFPRGQVPRGLFEVLTGGREAGHSVIFITQMMQGAVGGIDPGVRRQASHLVAFRVSEPNEVRAVAEMFPELGERVAALKRPEGGLPPEYGVKDLDRDRAGLILRDPRDPRRRVYVPIGF; from the coding sequence ATGGGCGGTAGGCAGACCTTTCGCATCCTCATCATCGGCAAATCTGGTTCCGGCAAGAGCACGCTGGCCCGGGAGATCATCCGGGCCATGGCGGGCCGCTACCGCCGCCTCATCATCATCAACCGCAAGACCGAGTTTTGGGAGTTTGCGGAAGGCCGTTACCGGGTAGGGGAGGAGGGGGACCCCAGCCCCCCCTTGCGCTGCCATCGCCGGGTCCATTTCCACGTGACCGGCTACGACCCCAGGCCCTTCCTAGACGCCCTTGGCCAGGAGATCATGCGCTTGCGGGACGTCCTCCTGGTGGTGGACGAGGCGCACCAGTTTTTCCCCCGGGGGCAGGTCCCCCGGGGACTCTTTGAGGTCCTCACCGGGGGCCGCGAGGCAGGACATAGCGTCATCTTCATCACCCAGATGATGCAGGGGGCGGTAGGAGGCATTGACCCCGGGGTGCGCCGCCAGGCCTCCCACCTGGTGGCCTTCCGCGTGAGTGAGCCCAACGAGGTGCGGGCTGTGGCGGAGATGTTCCCTGAACTAGGGGAGCGGGTGGCCGCCCTCAAGCGGCCTGAAGGGGGATTGCCCCCTGAGTATGGAGTGAAGGACTTGGACCGGGACCGGGCGGGCCTGATACTGAGGGACCCCCGGGACCCCAGGCGGCGGGTGTACGTGCCGATAGGCTTCTAA